The Paraburkholderia sabiae genome includes a region encoding these proteins:
- a CDS encoding N-acyl amino acid synthase FeeM domain-containing protein encodes MDRIDSVLLTQNTGYTSLGEALSQSAVKKTERLPFTIKVVSNPAELDQAVEMRRAAYGRHLPEFAETMGVEALDSSPGTVVLLAQSRLDGGPLGTMRVQTNACGPLAVERSVSLPDWLRLSGLAEATRLGVARGAIGRMVKVALCKAYYMYCAQNGIDWMLITARSPLDREYEAMLFEDVFGQNEFLPMTHVGGLPHRVMAKPVALVRQRWAKVNHPFLGFFFETDHVDIDVSVASKQSATDAFCDGSGLHSNVADQLQLLSEA; translated from the coding sequence ATGGACCGCATCGATTCAGTCCTTTTGACGCAAAATACGGGGTACACGTCGCTCGGAGAGGCCCTCTCACAAAGCGCCGTCAAGAAAACGGAGAGACTGCCGTTTACGATTAAGGTGGTAAGCAATCCGGCGGAGCTCGACCAGGCGGTCGAGATGCGCCGCGCCGCCTACGGACGACACCTGCCGGAGTTCGCCGAAACCATGGGCGTCGAGGCGCTTGACTCCTCGCCCGGCACGGTCGTGCTACTCGCGCAGTCGCGGCTGGATGGTGGCCCGCTCGGTACCATGCGGGTGCAGACGAACGCATGTGGGCCGCTTGCCGTCGAGCGATCGGTCAGCCTGCCGGACTGGCTGCGCCTGTCGGGCCTTGCCGAGGCAACACGGCTCGGCGTCGCACGCGGCGCGATCGGTCGGATGGTGAAGGTGGCGTTGTGCAAGGCCTATTACATGTATTGCGCGCAGAACGGGATCGACTGGATGTTGATTACGGCCCGCTCACCGCTCGATCGTGAATATGAAGCGATGCTGTTTGAAGATGTATTCGGACAGAATGAATTTCTGCCGATGACTCACGTGGGCGGGTTGCCGCATCGGGTGATGGCGAAGCCGGTTGCACTGGTTCGCCAGCGCTGGGCGAAGGTCAACCATCCGTTCCTCGGGTTCTTTTTTGAAACCGATCACGTGGACATCGACGTCAGCGTCGCATCGAAGCAGAGCGCAACCGACGCCTTTTGTGATGGCAGCGGACTGCACAGCAACGTCGCAGACCAGCTGCAATTGCTGAGCGAAGCGTAA
- a CDS encoding LysR family transcriptional regulator encodes MNLRFLETFVWLARLRSFRLTAERLHATQAAISSRISALEQELGVRLFERGPKEATLTQDGTKALPFAEQMLKVNQAMLASVGDRSKVSGLLRLGAIESIVHTWLPDLLKRIRDEYPNLVIELTSDTSANLSAQLANGHIDVSFQTTSVAGADMTNVPLGSLPMRWMASPALNLSAQALTETELSAYPVISFARHSPPHEFLAGLFAASGDVQVQINCLSSVAAIIRLVVDGFGIAVLPPAFVMRELEAGQLQLLQVTHRVPALPLVAAYRRTPDSLLAESITRLALNVVLDFSLKHGPEFALFPPSDDVIANA; translated from the coding sequence ATGAATCTGCGCTTTCTGGAAACGTTTGTCTGGCTGGCGCGGCTGCGCAGTTTCCGGCTCACGGCCGAACGCCTGCATGCGACCCAGGCAGCCATTTCGAGCCGCATTTCTGCGCTCGAACAGGAACTCGGCGTACGGCTATTCGAGCGCGGCCCGAAGGAAGCGACGCTCACGCAGGACGGCACAAAGGCGCTGCCGTTCGCTGAACAGATGCTGAAGGTGAATCAGGCGATGCTCGCGAGCGTCGGCGATCGCTCGAAGGTGTCGGGTTTACTGCGACTCGGTGCGATCGAGTCGATCGTGCATACGTGGTTGCCCGATCTGCTCAAGCGCATCCGCGACGAGTATCCGAACCTCGTGATCGAGTTGACGAGCGATACGTCCGCGAATCTGTCCGCGCAACTTGCGAACGGTCATATCGACGTATCGTTTCAGACGACGAGCGTCGCGGGCGCGGATATGACGAACGTGCCGCTCGGGAGTTTGCCCATGCGCTGGATGGCGAGCCCCGCGCTCAATCTGTCCGCGCAGGCGCTGACCGAGACGGAACTCTCGGCGTATCCCGTCATCAGCTTCGCGCGCCATTCGCCACCGCATGAATTTCTCGCTGGCCTGTTCGCAGCCAGCGGCGACGTGCAGGTGCAGATCAACTGTCTTTCGTCTGTGGCGGCAATTATCCGGCTGGTCGTCGACGGATTTGGCATCGCCGTGTTGCCGCCCGCGTTCGTCATGCGCGAACTCGAAGCCGGCCAGTTGCAACTGCTGCAGGTCACGCATCGTGTGCCTGCATTGCCGCTCGTCGCTGCCTACCGGCGCACGCCTGACAGTCTGCTCGCCGAGTCGATTACGCGGCTCGCGTTGAACGTCGTGCTCGATTTCAGCCTGAAACACGGGCCCGAATTCGCGTTGTTCCCGCCATCGGACGACGTCATCGCAAATGCCTGA
- a CDS encoding ureidoglycolate lyase, whose translation MLTALSIPVEPLEAHRCEPYGWMLGKPVRMDGDAPAFVSPASDFWREHLFDTGTAGETEMLWVVYRNRNAEIASLELHRLTQQAIVPLTAPVLHIVATSLEDGEPDLASLRAFEIPVGKGLCMRPNIWHATRVANAESTCLMLTRPSTTYDLVVHLNTGAPACESAIRPIETRVLDAGSDSGMYQS comes from the coding sequence ATGCTGACCGCTCTTTCCATCCCCGTCGAACCGCTCGAAGCACATCGCTGTGAACCCTATGGCTGGATGCTGGGTAAGCCCGTGCGTATGGATGGCGACGCGCCCGCGTTTGTCAGTCCGGCATCGGATTTCTGGCGCGAACATCTGTTCGACACGGGCACCGCGGGGGAAACCGAGATGTTGTGGGTTGTGTACCGCAATCGCAACGCGGAAATCGCCTCGCTCGAATTGCATCGTTTGACGCAGCAGGCGATTGTGCCGTTGACCGCGCCTGTCTTGCATATCGTCGCGACTTCGCTGGAAGACGGCGAACCCGACCTTGCTTCGCTGCGTGCGTTCGAGATCCCCGTTGGCAAAGGCCTTTGCATGCGTCCGAACATCTGGCATGCAACGCGTGTCGCGAATGCCGAGTCGACCTGCCTGATGCTGACTCGCCCTTCCACGACTTACGATCTCGTGGTTCATCTCAACACAGGCGCACCCGCCTGCGAAAGTGCGATCCGGCCGATCGAGACTCGCGTGCTAGACGCAGGCTCTGATTCCGGAATGTACCAATCCTGA
- a CDS encoding sensor domain-containing diguanylate cyclase, with the protein MAEAAKKVRATKSFTARMILALVAVRGALSRGESWRLARTGLIGMIAGFVLLVVSGQLKTMTHEIVAIWITDGCLLGHMMLLRRRYKPVFLTGASIGLLLANMMGDETFYVAFSFTLAGMVETCAAALMLPGVKSARELIQPKVFIRFVVGACMIAPTLSGIVAVILLQGIFTSHPFSSFSNWVISDALGFLIFTPVTLVILSGEWRSLREPGNRIESILLLALIGTVSVTVFSQTSYGDLYWMLPPLALLAFRAELSTVLLGTLLFISIAVPLTIHGTGPLWLSPFASMQERVLALQLFTVAALSIVLPITVLQTQRNALMNALSEGQRRFKNLAERSEEVVMELSADGRCQYISPRAKVVLGYEPAALSGTSILDLAHQSDRPELHRALVHTQTTAEEGSVQYRFRRADGTYLWVRSFIAAMPAGLPGDRSALAFTVRDVDIYVVAEQRRLAEEQRLRDMVFIDSLTGLPNRRYLDTRVNELLSSHADEAPGRPVAVLFADVDYFKNFNDEYGHQAGDECLRSVGQCIATTVSDRDSVARYGGEEFVVLLEDCEHEEALRTAELIRVAVESRALKHRGSPLGVVTLSIGVAQRDICRPVDAARLFELADSAVYMAKRLGRNRVGEVQDTVSPGAANVSTEWEPTAMPQGATSP; encoded by the coding sequence CTATCACGCGGGGAATCGTGGCGGCTCGCGCGCACCGGTCTCATCGGGATGATTGCCGGCTTCGTGCTTCTCGTCGTCAGCGGGCAGCTGAAAACCATGACCCACGAGATCGTGGCAATCTGGATTACGGATGGCTGCCTCCTGGGGCACATGATGCTGCTCAGGCGCCGCTACAAACCTGTCTTTCTGACAGGCGCTTCGATCGGTCTTCTGCTTGCCAACATGATGGGCGACGAGACCTTCTACGTCGCATTTTCATTCACGCTGGCCGGCATGGTGGAAACGTGTGCCGCAGCGTTGATGTTGCCGGGCGTCAAATCGGCCCGGGAACTCATCCAGCCGAAGGTATTCATCCGGTTCGTGGTCGGTGCCTGCATGATTGCGCCGACGCTCTCCGGAATAGTCGCCGTTATTCTGCTGCAGGGTATTTTTACCAGTCACCCGTTTTCATCGTTTTCGAATTGGGTGATCTCCGATGCGCTAGGTTTCCTGATATTCACCCCCGTCACACTCGTCATCCTTTCGGGAGAGTGGCGATCGCTGCGTGAGCCGGGCAATCGCATCGAGTCGATTCTGCTTCTCGCGTTGATCGGAACCGTGTCGGTCACAGTCTTTTCGCAGACGTCGTACGGCGACCTCTACTGGATGCTTCCACCACTCGCCTTGCTGGCGTTCCGCGCCGAACTGTCGACGGTGCTGCTTGGAACGTTACTGTTCATCTCCATCGCCGTTCCACTGACGATTCACGGCACAGGCCCGTTGTGGCTCTCGCCGTTTGCCTCGATGCAGGAGAGGGTGCTGGCGCTACAACTATTTACGGTGGCAGCATTGTCGATCGTCCTGCCGATTACGGTATTGCAGACCCAGCGCAACGCGCTCATGAATGCATTGTCCGAAGGGCAGCGGCGTTTCAAGAATCTGGCGGAGCGGTCTGAAGAGGTGGTGATGGAGTTGTCGGCCGACGGAAGGTGCCAATATATTTCGCCGCGCGCGAAAGTGGTGTTGGGTTATGAGCCAGCCGCACTGTCTGGAACGTCGATTCTCGACCTGGCCCACCAGAGCGACCGGCCGGAACTTCATCGGGCACTGGTCCACACGCAAACGACAGCGGAAGAAGGATCGGTTCAGTACAGATTTCGCCGTGCTGACGGCACTTACCTCTGGGTACGCAGCTTTATCGCCGCCATGCCTGCGGGCCTGCCTGGCGATCGATCGGCGTTGGCATTCACCGTGCGGGATGTCGACATCTACGTCGTTGCCGAACAACGGCGTCTTGCGGAAGAGCAGCGGCTGCGCGATATGGTGTTTATCGACAGTCTGACGGGGCTACCCAACCGCCGGTATCTCGACACGCGGGTGAACGAGCTTTTGAGTTCACATGCTGATGAAGCACCCGGCCGGCCGGTGGCTGTGCTGTTCGCAGACGTGGATTATTTCAAGAACTTCAATGACGAGTATGGTCACCAGGCGGGTGACGAATGCCTCAGGAGCGTGGGGCAGTGCATCGCGACAACGGTATCAGACCGCGATTCCGTCGCGCGTTACGGCGGAGAAGAGTTCGTTGTTTTACTCGAGGATTGCGAGCATGAGGAAGCGTTGCGCACGGCAGAACTTATCAGGGTGGCTGTCGAGTCCCGTGCGCTAAAGCACCGGGGCAGTCCATTGGGAGTCGTCACGCTCAGTATCGGTGTGGCACAGCGAGACATATGTCGACCCGTCGATGCAGCCAGGCTGTTCGAACTGGCGGACTCGGCTGTGTACATGGCGAAGCGTCTGGGCCGGAATCGTGTCGGCGAAGTGCAGGACACGGTATCGCCGGGTGCCGCAAATGTCTCGACGGAGTGGGAGCCAACAGCGATGCCGCAGGGAGCGACATCGCCATAG
- a CDS encoding DUF3455 domain-containing protein, giving the protein MLPVAAKAGDPSPSALLPTDVKPFAVTTATGVQIYSCEFDSSRHLGWVFQHPKATLYDAAGRASIQHDAGPSWEAVDGSRIVGRVLAQAPSTNPNSIPQLLLETHATAQGSLSAVRFVQRLDTAGGTAPAEPCVEEHQTGSSPYFARYVFFK; this is encoded by the coding sequence ATGTTGCCCGTCGCAGCGAAGGCGGGAGATCCCTCCCCATCGGCCCTCTTGCCTACAGACGTTAAGCCCTTCGCTGTCACAACGGCCACGGGCGTACAGATATACAGCTGCGAATTCGACAGCAGCCGTCATCTTGGCTGGGTGTTCCAGCATCCGAAAGCCACGCTCTACGATGCAGCGGGTCGAGCGTCCATTCAGCATGATGCCGGCCCGTCCTGGGAAGCCGTCGATGGCAGCCGGATTGTTGGGCGTGTGCTTGCCCAGGCACCGAGTACCAATCCGAACAGCATTCCGCAACTGCTACTCGAAACTCACGCTACGGCTCAAGGCAGCCTTTCTGCCGTGCGTTTCGTGCAACGACTCGACACCGCAGGCGGCACCGCTCCCGCCGAACCTTGCGTCGAAGAACATCAAACCGGTAGCTCCCCTTACTTCGCGCGCTATGTATTCTTCAAGTAG
- a CDS encoding porin, translated as MPHVAPGSLAATFPVFTAALLVVCTLCLTGYVTRIDSGSGLINRKRRYFASQYGETMKSGIRRAPLSPAVLLAGLALHSATVQAQSSVTLYGLVDTAVRYTTHADKAGNDRTQLSNGGLSESQWGLLGSEDLGGGNSVVFQLEDRFFANSGANDPAYPFFNTAFVGLRSSTFGRLTLGRQLNPLSDAVVRTYVSNAWLPTVYTFRPEFGMAQGAWTSNMAKYAARWQDVTLELSYVFGGVAGAFGAGSQIGASLTYLPGWPLRMAAGYLDTRDAVNTSAHFKTWTAGGAYTFGDTTMSAGWIVNREDRAYVGNAPNGPFTPAQLTALGFTQFSSREMFFGGITQLVGTWTHLSANVWRTLQTGKNASGNGNATQFQLVADYGISRRTDVYLEADYSMYSGGLIGAQLQGVNGTSSAGGSNQLGLMAGLRHSF; from the coding sequence ATGCCGCACGTTGCGCCGGGTTCACTCGCCGCAACATTTCCAGTCTTTACGGCTGCATTGCTGGTAGTCTGCACCCTTTGCCTGACGGGCTACGTGACACGCATAGATTCCGGGTCCGGCTTGATTAACCGCAAAAGACGGTATTTCGCTTCTCAATACGGGGAAACAATGAAATCTGGTATCAGGCGCGCACCGTTATCGCCGGCGGTGCTTCTCGCCGGCCTCGCGCTGCACAGTGCAACCGTGCAGGCTCAGTCATCCGTGACACTGTATGGACTGGTCGACACGGCGGTGCGCTACACGACGCACGCGGATAAGGCCGGCAATGACCGCACGCAGCTTTCAAACGGTGGCCTGAGCGAGAGCCAGTGGGGTTTGCTCGGTTCGGAAGACCTCGGCGGGGGTAACAGCGTCGTGTTCCAGCTGGAGGATCGCTTCTTCGCAAACAGCGGCGCGAACGATCCGGCCTATCCGTTCTTCAACACGGCGTTTGTCGGCCTCAGGTCGTCGACGTTCGGGCGCCTGACGCTGGGACGGCAGCTCAATCCGCTATCGGACGCTGTTGTGCGAACCTATGTCAGCAACGCATGGCTGCCGACCGTCTACACGTTCCGTCCGGAGTTCGGCATGGCGCAGGGCGCCTGGACAAGCAACATGGCCAAGTACGCAGCGCGCTGGCAGGATGTGACGCTGGAGCTTTCGTACGTGTTCGGCGGAGTGGCGGGGGCATTCGGGGCGGGCAGCCAGATTGGCGCATCGCTCACGTACCTTCCTGGCTGGCCGCTGCGTATGGCTGCCGGCTATCTCGACACGCGGGACGCGGTGAACACCTCGGCGCACTTCAAGACGTGGACGGCAGGAGGCGCTTATACGTTTGGCGATACGACGATGAGTGCGGGCTGGATCGTGAACCGTGAAGATCGCGCGTATGTGGGTAATGCGCCAAACGGCCCCTTCACGCCGGCCCAGCTGACAGCGCTGGGCTTCACGCAGTTCTCGTCGCGCGAGATGTTCTTCGGCGGCATTACGCAACTGGTCGGAACCTGGACGCACCTGTCAGCCAACGTCTGGCGAACGCTCCAGACAGGTAAAAATGCAAGCGGGAACGGAAACGCCACCCAGTTCCAGCTCGTCGCTGACTATGGCATCTCGCGTCGCACAGACGTCTATCTCGAAGCCGATTATTCGATGTATAGCGGTGGCCTCATCGGGGCGCAGCTACAAGGCGTCAACGGCACGAGTTCGGCGGGCGGCTCCAATCAGCTCGGACTCATGGCGGGCTTGCGACATAGCTTCTGA
- a CDS encoding putative bifunctional diguanylate cyclase/phosphodiesterase, translating into MTGVRGAFRDRLTGWAFHRFSVFIAPFVIALGSIAVMLWAPRQFDTTGTVRLSFPVVADPSADLSPASALARLRDAEPTARFKTHLAETPFWFLLNAPDVASEGATYIDLPSRHAQTLSCWRAGPDLTLLGTGDRLGTSGLISSNKAGFVLRLDERAPHAPILCKGTFSGPAYISASVTSEEKLEVTTLDFQQSASLITGGLLTLAIFVFVTAIINREWTYVIFAAWLVGNLRLSANAMGFDTEWLGRLIPPNHIAFLREFTFAAYYVLTTTLFVELFRRELKAIGLRWSLHAVRYGGCLLMAAAFVLDYRHFIPVLWSSASFCILVLTYFMVQLVIKGRSRTVLWYVASMGIVLIATLSEVLAAAFGLKALEGTLSPVVTALSSSMLCAFAIAERMREERERRRQMQIELRNTYDVTPIGLFTLNSDNCFVRANPALHTMLGLPLEHYATHRWADYFSSGAERDMYALLERDDSASIEIDGAAGTRTDARRYSLRAIRANGFIEGSLEDVTDRSKAVARLHFLAEHDPLTGLLNRLGIEHAIERQCAENGPWALAYLDLDRFKVFNDLFGHGTGDEILRQVAARIVERLGPDVAIGRIGGDEFVCVLSNMTIDEAIARCREIVEALNSAPVPVDTRAFQVRGSIGVVECAQGERVRDALAYADRACRAAKRGGSARLVALRKGAPAFEERTAEINLIEALGQSRLPDGLFLVMQPIMSMREPTKALDFEVLLRMRSPDGAVATAGKLIAAAEDSGTIVEIDRWVLSTTLAWLSEHRASLVNTRFVCVNLSGGSLNDEHFLDELFALLSRYEDVVHYLCIEITESVALHDLEHTERFIARVHDMGAKIAIDDFGAGHTSLRYLKKLSADALKIDGEFVRTMCNHPADIAIVEAIISLAHNLGMRSIAEWVEDLETLRALNELGVDYVQGFGIAKPQETTAILAASSAASFVTNAEIVHYLQVERAQQRGAGQPSVERENAV; encoded by the coding sequence ATGACAGGCGTTAGAGGGGCGTTTCGGGATCGGCTGACCGGCTGGGCCTTCCACCGGTTCTCGGTCTTCATTGCGCCGTTTGTGATTGCACTTGGCAGCATCGCCGTCATGCTGTGGGCACCGCGTCAGTTCGATACGACGGGGACCGTCCGGCTCAGCTTCCCTGTCGTCGCAGATCCGTCTGCGGACCTCTCGCCCGCCAGCGCGCTCGCCCGCCTGCGCGATGCCGAGCCCACTGCGCGTTTCAAGACGCATCTCGCGGAAACGCCATTCTGGTTCCTGCTCAATGCGCCCGATGTGGCCAGTGAGGGCGCCACCTACATCGACCTGCCGTCGAGGCATGCGCAGACGCTGTCCTGCTGGCGTGCGGGCCCCGACCTTACCCTGCTTGGCACAGGCGACCGGCTTGGCACGAGCGGTCTGATCAGTTCCAACAAGGCCGGCTTTGTGCTCAGGCTCGATGAACGCGCTCCCCATGCGCCGATCCTGTGCAAGGGGACGTTCTCGGGACCCGCCTATATCTCGGCATCCGTCACCAGCGAGGAAAAGCTCGAGGTAACGACGCTCGATTTCCAGCAGAGCGCGTCGCTGATCACGGGCGGCCTGCTGACGCTCGCGATCTTCGTGTTCGTGACGGCCATCATCAACCGCGAATGGACGTACGTCATTTTTGCCGCATGGCTTGTCGGCAACCTTCGGCTGAGCGCCAACGCGATGGGCTTCGATACCGAGTGGCTCGGCCGGCTCATCCCGCCTAACCATATCGCTTTCCTGCGGGAATTTACGTTCGCTGCCTACTACGTGCTGACCACGACGCTTTTCGTGGAGCTGTTTCGCCGCGAACTGAAAGCGATCGGCCTGCGCTGGAGCCTGCACGCCGTCCGTTACGGCGGCTGCCTGCTCATGGCCGCCGCATTCGTACTGGATTACCGGCACTTCATCCCGGTGCTGTGGTCGAGCGCCAGTTTTTGCATATTGGTGTTGACCTATTTCATGGTCCAGCTGGTCATCAAGGGCCGCTCGCGAACCGTGCTCTGGTATGTCGCGTCAATGGGCATCGTTCTGATTGCAACGCTCTCAGAAGTGCTCGCCGCGGCGTTCGGGCTCAAGGCACTGGAAGGCACGCTGAGCCCCGTCGTGACGGCGCTGTCGTCGAGCATGCTGTGCGCATTCGCCATTGCCGAACGGATGCGCGAAGAGCGGGAGCGTCGTCGGCAGATGCAGATCGAATTGCGCAACACGTACGACGTCACCCCGATCGGTCTCTTCACGCTGAACTCGGACAACTGTTTCGTTCGCGCGAACCCCGCTCTGCATACGATGCTGGGCCTGCCTCTTGAGCATTACGCCACGCATCGCTGGGCCGACTATTTCTCTTCGGGCGCCGAGCGCGACATGTATGCGCTGCTCGAGCGCGACGATTCGGCATCGATCGAAATCGACGGTGCGGCCGGCACGAGGACGGACGCCCGACGCTATTCGCTGCGGGCGATTCGCGCGAACGGGTTCATCGAAGGCTCGCTGGAGGATGTGACGGACCGCTCGAAAGCGGTGGCGCGACTGCATTTCCTCGCCGAGCATGATCCCCTCACCGGCCTGCTGAACCGTCTTGGCATCGAGCACGCCATCGAGCGTCAATGTGCCGAGAATGGGCCGTGGGCACTGGCGTACCTCGATCTCGACCGGTTCAAGGTGTTCAACGACCTGTTCGGACACGGGACAGGCGATGAAATCTTGCGACAGGTTGCCGCGCGCATCGTTGAACGGCTCGGCCCCGACGTCGCGATCGGGCGGATCGGCGGTGACGAGTTCGTCTGCGTGCTCTCGAACATGACGATCGACGAAGCCATTGCGCGGTGTCGCGAAATCGTCGAGGCGTTGAACTCCGCTCCCGTTCCCGTCGACACGCGTGCGTTCCAGGTCAGGGGATCCATCGGCGTGGTCGAATGTGCACAAGGGGAACGGGTGCGCGATGCCCTCGCGTATGCGGACCGCGCGTGTCGCGCTGCGAAGCGTGGCGGCAGTGCGCGGCTCGTCGCACTGCGCAAGGGCGCACCGGCATTCGAGGAGCGCACCGCCGAGATCAATCTCATCGAAGCACTCGGCCAAAGCCGTCTGCCTGACGGGTTGTTCCTGGTGATGCAACCGATCATGTCGATGCGCGAACCGACGAAGGCACTCGACTTCGAAGTGCTGCTGCGCATGCGCTCGCCGGACGGCGCAGTAGCGACGGCCGGGAAGCTCATCGCGGCTGCGGAGGACTCCGGCACCATCGTGGAAATCGACCGCTGGGTGCTTTCGACGACGCTTGCGTGGCTCAGCGAGCACCGCGCGTCGCTCGTCAACACCCGCTTCGTGTGCGTGAACCTGAGCGGTGGCTCGCTCAACGACGAGCACTTCCTCGACGAACTGTTCGCCCTCCTCTCGCGTTATGAGGACGTCGTCCATTACCTGTGCATCGAAATTACCGAAAGCGTTGCGCTACACGATCTCGAGCATACGGAACGCTTTATCGCGCGCGTGCACGATATGGGCGCGAAGATCGCGATCGACGATTTCGGCGCGGGCCACACGTCGTTGCGCTACCTGAAGAAGCTGTCGGCCGATGCGCTCAAGATCGACGGCGAGTTTGTGCGCACGATGTGCAACCATCCGGCCGACATCGCGATCGTCGAGGCGATCATCAGCCTCGCGCACAATCTCGGCATGCGCAGCATCGCGGAATGGGTGGAAGACCTCGAGACCTTGCGTGCGTTGAATGAACTCGGCGTCGACTACGTGCAGGGATTCGGGATCGCGAAGCCGCAGGAGACGACGGCCATTCTTGCGGCGTCCTCGGCTGCAAGCTTCGTGACGAACGCCGAGATCGTGCACTATCTCCAGGTTGAGCGAGCGCAGCAGCGAGGCGCCGGGCAACCGAGTGTGGAACGGGAAAACGCGGTCTGA
- a CDS encoding GGDEF domain-containing protein gives MSTTDVLLLVAMVSCIASAAVLASLARHRIAGLDRWLTAHCLLLVAFGVLVSRRGNYTPPIILTACFCVLAAAVLILHGCRRFAGHPSGRKIECLGLVVTAAAILYWTIIAPDENARAAVMSVVLAYTRIAIGWTIWNSRGLRQRRYGHWLVILAAAAGTVLYVSRAVECIFFANPNARALEPTAWNIAFISAGILSLLLLSIGLVMLANDRLVDHAQRLAAVDELTGLTARRELLLRAEQLLKEARASRSRLSVAIIDLDDFKSINDRFGHPAGDRVLQDFAREVSLRLRPMDLFGRLGGEEFAIFFPRTESQHAAALINSILSSGCVSSTGEHRPRCTFSAGIDECEPDDTLGDLMSRADVALYRAKRNGKARVEVASTDAISVA, from the coding sequence ATGTCCACCACTGACGTCCTGCTTCTCGTGGCAATGGTGTCATGCATCGCAAGCGCGGCCGTGCTTGCCAGCCTCGCGCGTCATCGCATTGCGGGTCTTGACCGATGGCTCACCGCTCACTGCCTGCTTCTTGTCGCATTCGGTGTACTGGTTTCGAGACGCGGCAACTACACCCCGCCGATCATCCTTACTGCGTGCTTCTGCGTACTCGCCGCGGCGGTGCTCATCTTGCACGGGTGTCGTCGCTTCGCCGGGCACCCATCGGGAAGAAAAATTGAGTGCCTGGGCCTGGTGGTGACCGCGGCCGCCATACTTTACTGGACCATCATCGCACCCGACGAGAACGCGAGGGCGGCAGTGATGTCAGTCGTGCTCGCCTATACGAGAATAGCCATTGGCTGGACCATCTGGAATTCCCGCGGTTTGCGTCAGCGTCGGTACGGTCACTGGCTCGTCATTCTGGCGGCGGCTGCGGGAACCGTGTTGTATGTATCGAGAGCAGTCGAGTGCATATTCTTTGCAAATCCAAACGCCAGGGCTCTGGAACCGACAGCGTGGAATATAGCCTTCATTTCCGCAGGCATTCTTTCGCTGCTTCTGCTGTCGATCGGCCTCGTCATGCTGGCGAACGACAGGCTCGTCGACCATGCACAGCGTCTTGCAGCCGTTGACGAACTGACCGGCCTGACGGCAAGGCGTGAGCTCCTGCTACGCGCCGAGCAGCTTTTGAAGGAAGCGCGCGCTTCCCGTTCGAGGCTCTCGGTTGCCATCATCGACCTCGATGACTTCAAGTCCATTAACGACCGGTTTGGGCACCCAGCCGGTGATCGGGTGCTTCAGGACTTTGCCAGGGAGGTATCGCTGCGCCTGCGACCTATGGATCTTTTCGGAAGGCTCGGCGGCGAAGAGTTTGCAATTTTCTTTCCGCGCACCGAAAGCCAGCACGCAGCCGCGCTTATCAACTCCATTCTGTCGTCAGGCTGCGTCAGTTCAACTGGAGAACATCGGCCTCGCTGCACCTTCAGTGCGGGTATCGACGAGTGCGAGCCTGACGATACGCTGGGCGATTTGATGAGTCGAGCGGACGTGGCATTGTATCGAGCGAAACGCAACGGGAAAGCACGAGTCGAAGTGGCAAGCACCGATGCGATAAGCGTTGCATGA